GTGATGTATTGGCTATGCCCATCCAGGTGGACTAGTGGAATGTAAGTAAAGCTGGACATTCTAAAATGTCAGAACCTTTTTAGATGATGTCTTTAAAAGCAACTGTTTTGATCTGATTTGCTTCAGTTGAGATTAAAAGGTGCTGAGTGGATTGTGGGGGTTGTCACAATTTTTCTGTCCCTTTTCTACATGTATGCAGCATTGACACATAGCAAAAGAGTTAACCTGCACCATCATCTTGTAGATTTTAACCTCATCCCCAACACGCATATACTCTGTAGATGTTGcaagttaaaaataattattttttcaaaGGTTTTCTTGAACTCTATTTTATTAATGGAAAGGGCAGGCTGGACAAATGAGACCATTTAAGAGTTTACCCAGAGCCTGGAGAATATGGATCTGAATGAGAGTATggctctggatggaaagaagctGGCTACATGAGACATGAGCCAGACATGAGACATGAGTGTCTCTGAGTTTTGGGACTCTCAGATCTGAAGAATTACTCTATTGCATTTTTGACAAtgttactgtattgtatttttgaCAATATGGAGATCTTCCTATACTTGGGATTCCTGCTTAAAAGAGTAGATAGCAGTCGTATACAGAGGGGCACAGATTCAGTTTATGTGTCAGCTGCACAATTGTAGAACTGGGAGATCTTGCTCACAATCAAATCATACCCAGGTCACTTCCCATTTGGATTATTATTGCAATGCACCCTACATAGGGCTACCCAGTAAAACCACCTGCAACTGGAGATTCATGATTCCAGAATGCAACAATATGTGCAATTCTAGACACCCCACAGGAGAACCATGTTATACCACTTTTGTATCAGCTGAACAGGCTTCTTTCAAGATTCTGGTTATCACTTTTAAGGCCTATGTGGGCTGGAACCAGTTATCAGTTATCTTCTTCTCCCGGACATCTAGTCACCCCATTAGATTGGAATAGGTGAGATTTGCTGTAGGAATCCCCACCCCCCCAATCACTTGGTGGGTTCTAGAAAGCAAACCTTTCTTGCAGATGTGCTTAACTTGTGGAGCTGCCTCCCCTCTGAAGTGAAGGGCACAAAACATCCTTACCTTCCCAAAGGCTGTTAGGATGAGCCTTGTATTGGTAGTTTAATGGGATTGTTATGGTGCTTGATGGTATCAAAGGATTTAGCATTTTTTTGTATCTTATTATCTGTCTgtatttagaaaaagaaatctaaaattaGTCTAATTGTTATTAGCCACctacagccatagttccctctaagctgagcagtgagcaatcgctcacttaaaaatcattatcaactcaaagtttttcaaacctgcccagaagccgagagggaaagagtgagagggaaggcgagagagaggaagagagaaagagagagaaacagatagaaaaaagagatgaaggaaaagagaaagaaaaagaatgggagtaaggaaaagagaaagaaaatcaaaatctagtttgaaactagctcaactatttaagtggcattttgatattgatagagttgccctattatgagctcactgttatagacacacagtacagtattttattttgaaattctctgaggcaaaacagggtgggtttttttttatttgtttgtttgtttatttatttaatatttctgtgccacccagtcccgaagggactgccgctcagacactatacttttccgccccccccaaaaaaattagagggaacactgcctacagCTACTTTATATAATATggcagctatataaatattttaaaacatcaaaTGCATAAACTTAATATGTCCAACTATGCCAGAAGAGTAAATTGCAGAAGTAAAATTTATCAGCAATTTAAAGTTTTTTAAGTGGGCTATTTAGGTCTTTTTACCTGTCTAATAAATATTAACTTTCAAAATGTAGGTTAGTCTATGTATGTTATTAAAATGGAATCATTTATGCCCATAAATGGGAATGAACACGAATCTTGCTTTCAGTTGCATGTTCTATATGAAGGATGGTATTACAGTGTATATGAAAATTATATTTGTAGCCAAACAGATGAACATTGTTTTCTGCTATTTCCTTAGGTTGGAAGCCTCGCTGGTTTGTTCTGGATAACGGGATATTGTCCTACTACGATTCACAGGATGATGTTTGTAAAGGCAGCAAAGGAAGTATAAAGATGGCCGTTTGTGAAATCATAGGTAAGATTAGCGGTGAGGCATTGGCCTTTTGTTTTGGTCTGTGCAGTTATCAATACTGGGCATGGGTGGTATACAGTTAGGcttggttttaaattgcttacTTATAGCAATATACAAGATGGAGCCATAACAACTTTGGGGGAGAAGGATCCTAAGAAATGACAGGAGCTTAATTCTGGAACTAAACATAGTATTCAAAACTGAATGTGTACTTCAGACATCTTTTTTCCTTAGTTTAAAAGGATTCTGCCTCTGTTCCTGATTCCATAGGTGCACCTGCCTTTGATGGCATTTTTTAATAAAACACAGAACATCTAAGTAGGTGTAGTCTACTTTTGAATACAGACCCTTGAATCTGAATAATGAAATAGATGTTTATATCACAGAAGCAGTACTAATTACACAAGTATATCTTTCTATTATCCTTCTGCAATGCCATGCACGGTGGTGGGGAGGGGCTTTTGCAAGTGAATTGGTGCCTGTCAGCACTGCTTTGTTAGTCCTTtacctaaatattttatatttaaaatgatcctaatttttaaaaaatcttttattaTATTGATTAAATTGTACATCCCAAAGAGCCTCTTTGTGTGGGTGATGAGCAGttaaatttaatatataaatacataaattttattttgCTAATACATTTTTTATTCTAGGTGATTTAAGAAAACGTATAAGCTTATTTTATGTTGTCTCTTTTTCCTAAGTTCATCCTACAGATAGCACAAGAATGGAGCTAATAATTCCAGGAGAACAGCATTTCTACATGAAAGCTGTTAATGCCGCTGAGCGACAAAGATGGCTGGTAGCCCTTGGGAGCTCTAAAGCTTGCCTGACTGATGCcaaaactaaaaaagaaaaaggtgcatATGCTTTCTAAAATATTATGGAATTCTTAAAAGCTACCTTCTTCAAAACTATCAAAAGTACatgtaattttatttctttttctttcatggtaAGAAAGCACCATGATTCACTTCCTTCGTGTTGAACAGTAGGGGAGCTTTTGTAGCTTTgcttaacaaaataacagagttagaaggggctttggaggtcttctagtccaattttcTTCTCAGGCAAGAAAGCCTACACCATTTGagacaattcttaaaattcttaattgttcccattgttaggaaatttctccttagttctaggttgcttttccctttgattagtttccatccattgcttcttgcctggGCTTCAGATGTtctgaagaataggttgaccccctgtTCTTTGAGGCAGCCCCTCAATATTGgaacacatagaatagaatagaatagaatagaattttattggccaaatatgattggacacacaaggaatttgtcttgatgcatatgctctcagcatacataaaagaaaaatactgtatacatttgtcaagaatcatgtggtacaacatttaatgattgccataggggtcaaataagaaattaagaaacaatcaatattaataaaaatcttaggatgcaagcaacaagttacagtcatacagtccgaagtgggaggaaaaggatgataggaatgatgagaaaaattagtagaatagaagtgcagatttagtaaaatgtctgacagtgttgagggaaaaaaataataattatttgtttagtagagtgatggcattcgggaaaaaactgttcttgtgtctagttgtcttggtgtgcagtgctctgtagcgacgttttgagggtaggagttgaaacagtttgtatccaggatgtgaggggtcagtaaatattttccctgccctctttttgactcgtgcagtatataggtcctcaatggaaggcaggttggcagtaattattttttctgcagttctgatgcaCATCATGAACACATCATGCTactcctggtctttcttttcactagactagctgtacccaattcctgcaaacattcttcatatgttttagcctccagccttctaatcatctttgtttgaATCTTCTAGGCACTTTTATAGTTTTCAGGCACTCAAAATTAAGACATTTCCAGTGGGAGATTCACAGTATAATAGATCTGATTCAAAAAGAAGTACAAAGGCATATAGAGAAGAAGAAAACAAGCATTAGCCAAGTAAAAGGGGCCAGGCTGATTTATTACATTATTCTTACAAAGAGTGGCCCTTGCTCTTTTCACCTAGAAGCAAAAGGttgcttgttttttaattctgCAAACTCTGGGAACTGTTGAAGAATGTTCTGCTGCCCCAGTCCTGTCATTGATGCATGCCTTTATTGTTAATGTGAAGCAGCCTTCTTACACAAAAATGATGCAAAGAGAGCTCCCCCAAACAGTGTGCAGTTGGGGACTGTACAAGGGTCCTTCTTTTAGATAGAAATCCTCTACCATAGACTGCTTCACAAGAGGAGCGAGTGTGTGGTTGGGGTACACACTATCGTTGAGAGCAGGGCTATATTGACCCTCCGTCCCATCTTGAATATTTTGGGAATGTCAGTGTTAGAAATTAGCTGTCTGATATTGAAGTTGCTAAAGCTTTCCCCAGTTCTATCTGTTCAGATCTGtttattttgttaagttaattttgTTGAGatgattaagtgagttttgcccactCTGTGacctttttgctgttgttaagtgaatcacttgttAAATTAGAAACACAATTGtttaatgaatctggcttccccaatgatttgcttgtcaaaaggttacaAAAGAGTATCACATGACCTGGGATACTGCTATCATCTGAGGGTTTAAAAAAGTTTACTTTATTGCTTCTCGtgcaatgaaattaaatgccatttcagtgtacattataactataaaaataaaacacaaacacacatccttcacattctatacaattgaattgaaaacccctAATATTACAATACTGTATTGTACTATCCAGTAGAATTCAATATGGTTACTGCCCTGTGATAGaactgtttttcagcctatttgttcttgttttattatcctgtaccatctgccagatggtaataattcaaaaaaaggggggggggcaggatgagatggatctttaagaatgttttgaactttcttaaggcagtgggagctataaagctcttccaaagaggggagagggcaaccaatgatcctctgggcaaTGATGCTAACTCTCTGGAGCACTGTCCTATTTGACactgtgcaattggcaaaccatacGTAGAAGCAGTAAATTAAAATACTCTCTATGGTGCAGCGGTAGAAGGTCATGAACagtttttcattcagttgttgtttcctgagaAGTCTCAGATAGTATAATCTCTGCTAGGCCCTTTTGACCAGTGCTGCAATGTGAGTGCCTCAGGTCAGATAATCTTTTATGCTAACACCCAGAAAATTAAAACTGGCCCACTTGCTCCACACGGTCTCCATTGAGAAGCTAGGACTGGATGTCTGATCTGTTCCTTCTATAGTCCACTATAGGCTCCTTGGTCTTATTGGTGTTAAGGACCAAATTATTGTCTCCATACCATGAAAGCAACCAGTCCTCTTCATCTCGATAGGCAAACCCCCTAGAGATGAGTCCCACCACTGTTATATCAGCTGTAAATTTAGTAATACTATTATTAGTGTGAGTGAGAATGCAACCATGCACATAGAGAGTATAGAGTAAGGGACTCAACACGCAATCCTGTGGTGTACCAGTGTTAAGAATAAGAGCTGAAGAGATATACTGTAATTACCTAATCTGACCCTCTGAGAATGGCCAGAAAGGAAATCCATAATCCAAAGGCAGATCTGAGTGAGTAGCCACGTGCCTAAACTTTGatcacatttatttgtttgtttgtttatttaattcaacctctgtgccgcccaatcccaaaggactcggggtggcttacaacagtataaaatacagaaaaagaagtcAGATATAAAGTCTGAGCTATAAAACCTTAACCATGGGAATGCCGCAATtgttgcaaatgtgaaaaatggtcatgtcacctttttcagtgccattgtaactttgaatggtcactaaatgaactattgcaagtcgaggactgtaTAATAGATTAGAATATGTCAGACaggtgaaaaaaaaattgaataataattCTTGGAATCTTCTATTCAGAGAACCCAGATACTTAAGAAAATTGGAGATTTCAGAGTGATTCTGGAGTtggacataaataatataaataaaagaaggaaaaatgagCCATAAATACTAATACTGATTTCTGTGTAAATGAGATTTCCATTGAAATCTCTGTTTTCAATGGAACCAACATAGCTATCAGTCACTTTTGCAGAATGCATCAAAACAGCTATTTAGGATGTTCTACACACTTAGTAGGCTCATTgggaaaaaatgtatttatgaattacaaaatagaaacaaaactgGAAACTGGCAAAAAGAATGGAAGTTCAACAAGTTGCTGTCAATTTGAATGCGATTAAATGTGAATATTGATTTTAATTTTCAGAAGGGCATTTACAACCATGATTAATAAATTTCCGTTTTTTTATATTCTTCTAGAAATAAGTGAAACCAACGAATCTTTGAAAACCAAAATGTCTGAACTGCGTCTCTATTGTGATCTCTTGATGCAGCAGGTCCATACAATACAAGAATATGTACATCATGATGGGAATCATTCCTCACCAAGCATTGAGGTAATATTTAATTGTTTGAAAAAGTTTTTATTCACTCACGTTAAATTCTTGGATTATAAGGATATGCAATGGTATCATGGTGGATCCATAGCTTTATCTGAGAGTACTTCAACAGTCCATCACTGCCATACTACCTGTAATAATCGAATCTCAAAGATATACCAAatattttagattatatttttaaatgtttattgttcCCTTCCAATATAGCAAaactttaatttaattgtttttttgtctgtttttagTCTGTTAAATCCAAATGTCCACTATCTCAAAATTTTTGCACAGTATAGTTTGTGTCAGTATCTATCAATTTACATTTGATATGTAAAGTGATATTTTGCATATATTACAAAAATTGATAAAATGACCTAGTGTGTGTATGGGTGCATATTGGTTTAATCTACTTCCTTCTGCACCTTATAAATTAAGAGCTGCACATCTAACATTTCCAAATTATTTAGCAGATAGCAAATAGAAAAAGCCTCTTAATAAGTTAACCTTATTGAAAACTGCATTTATTTTACCGAGAAAACTAAATGAATTCCAAACCTGTATCTCGTTTCATTGCTGTCAAAATGGATCTATATTAACCAATGTGAGAAACATTTTTAGAAATCATTTaatcaaaatgatttaaaaaacccagtaAACAATTGCAAAACTACATGGGTTAATATGTAGTCCTATCTACCCAATTTATAGATTAATTAGCCATCTTAAACTCTATTTAATGCTATTTGCTGTTACCACATTATCATCAATATTTTCAGAATTTATGTTGACAAAATTAGAATGCTAGAAggctaattatttaaatatatatatgtagattaaaaaaaacccgctATTAGAATATGACCAGAGGTCCGGAGCAGCATGAGGCTCTTTGGGCCTCCTCCTGTGGCTTTCTATCCCATCACTAGCTGGCCTCGCCCTTCCCtccctcacctggcctgagaaggttaGGGCGACGGCGTTAATGGACAAAGGCTTTTAGCTCATTAGCTCCAGCTCCCTGCACTATTCATGTGCTCCTATATTGATAATGAATATGTTGGCATGGGCTTTTCCAGTTTGTCAACATCTGGAAAGTTGCctgttcttttctctatttttaaatatttaataacttTTATCGTGTTATAAACAAAGTTACCAGAACAAAAATGTCTGAGGTGGTACAGTGAACATCTCTACCCCACCCAGCCGTTAGAAATGTTAGGGGTCAACAGAATAAGTTAAGTCCCTACAAACCAGCAATTACAATTTCTGGTTTGCAATTAAATTACAGTTAAATTGGTGAAAAGTTTTGCTAGGAAGCAGTTTGTTCTAAAGGTTTTCAATATCTGTTCTTTCATTTTGTTTCCAGAATATGAATGAAGCTTCTTCCTTGCTCAGTGCCACCTGTGATACATTTATCACTACACTTGAAGAATGTGTGAAAATAGCGAATGCCAAATTTAAGCCGGAGATGTTTCCATTGCCTCATCCCGACCCTTTAGTTTCTCCTGTGTCTCCTTCACCTGTACAAATGGTTGGATATTCTTTAATATCAAAATCCCTGAAGTTTTGGGGAACTTTGGGAGGCAGCAGTAGGGGATAAACTAGCATATGGTTCCTCAGTCTTGTCCTTATTCAGGTCACCAGGCTGGGCCTCTACCCAAAGTTGTGAAACTCTCAAACCATCTCAGGAAAACTTACCTATTCTTAACTGCCTTGTTTTAGAAACATGTACTTCTGATAGCAATCTTGCTTGTTCTGAAGGATATTACCTCATACTTTTACTGCCCATAAACTCCATAATATTTGTCTATGagcaaaaaaccaagatggaGTTCAATGGAAATAGAGGACCTCCATGGCTGACTATTCCCAGCCCTAAACTGTTCTATTCCCTTCCAAGCCACCCATGTTTTCTTCTGCAGACCTCGTAACCTCTAAAGCACAAAAGTCCAGACCTAGCCTATTAATCCTAATTTACTTAAACATAGTGCTTCAAGGCCTCCTTACTGTTGGAAACTAAATATTAAAACCAACAATAAAagcaatgtattttttaaaattatgatgtTATAAATGCTATTTCATTTACGTTCATATAATGCATGTTCCTCCGAGTACATTCggaaaaaaacattctaaatacatattttaaaataaatatttcattacaAATAGACCTGTAATAACCTGCttcattatttatattattttttagatgAAACGTTCTGTTAGCCATCCTGGAACTTGTACCCTTGAGAGGTAAGTATAAAGTTGTGATTAAATATTATTCTAAAATCAAAGAAATTAGAACCAAAATGTTGAGGTTCACTTATCCCATTGTGAGATATTGTCCGATCTCAAGTAAATGGGAATATTCCATGATCTGGCAATTGAAATTCACAGCCTGTTGTCCCATATAATCTGACATTAATTTCGGAAGAATGTAGTTCTGGTGAGTTTCTCTTACAGTATATAATTGAAAATTAATTCATGACTAGATTCAATTCACTATGATAGTTTTATTTTGTACAGGCaatcctcatttagtgactgttcatagTTATGACCTTGCAAGTCAGTGCAGTCAATTAGaatatatttgggaatttggcgtACTCtattctccactgcttctggaaggagagtccaggatgggttaaccctcaatcttattggtagagactgagttataaattaacatgttaattaggcaccgccccttgcctgcccccaagggctcagtttttaaaactcagtcatTGGAAAGAGACTTATGAGTTTAACTTGGTCAAAGTTTTAGTAgaataaatgttttaatattgatCTAAcatgttttttcttgtctttgttTACTGTTTTTCAGATGCTGTTTCACCAAGGACGGGGTcgctgccctccgtgggcaccacCCCCATCACTGGCCCCTATGgaacctcttccctcagagggtaccgtTTCGGAAGGGGGATTCAGCCCTAGGTCACTGACCTCAGCGGTCAGACCTGGctgcagccgaaggtgggggagtccaccccccacccccactgggAGATTGACAGAAACGAGGTTGccaaaatgaggagccggatggCAAGGCAATCCGGAGAAGGCTTACCGCTGCAGCGCTACTCGAATGAGGCGGAACGCGCTGATCATATGTTTGGTGGTGAGGAATGCTGCCGCGGTGACCGCCGTTTGCCTTCAGCAGAATCGGCCTTTCGAGGAGACGCGCGAGTGCACTGAAGGAGCCATATGGCCGGCGGTTTGTCGAGGATCGCGCACGCACGCGCGCAAGGCAACCTGTCAGTCAGCCTCCCAGATGATCAGCGGCTCCCCGTTCATTAGGAAAATTCCTATTGCCGCAGCGGCTGACAGGGATGCTGGCTCGGGAGCCTCAGGTGTCCTGACAGCCACAACGAGACGAGAGGCGATGGCAAATTACCGCCCTCGGCACTCGCGACCGCCATTTTGGAGATCGCCATTTTGGGTGACATGTCggtcgcgcccgccattttggattaCATTTAGGCGGGAAAACCCCCCCACTCCCTCCCACTAATCGCCTGTATAAGCGCGAAGGAGTCACCCTAGTGGGCGGAGTTACATGACACAGAGATCGAGGGCCATTTTGTAGTAGATTACAATAGCCTCGGTCGTGACTTTACATACAGAAAATCTGTCTTCAAGTCAGTGTTTGTTCTGCCTTGACCGCAAGATAAGGATCCGTGAGTACCATGGAGCAATCTGATGCGGGGGCAGAGAAGGTGGCCTGTTCGGCTATGGTTCCCAAGGCAAAGGATAAGGCCAAGTCTAAGCCCAAATCACAGGGAACTTCCTCCTCAGCACTCAGAGAAGCCGAAAGGAGGATTCAGGCGTTAGAGCAGAGGTTGGAGACTGCTCTCCAGGCCCCTTCCCTGACTGCAGGACAATCCCCAAGTCAACTGCTACAGGAGCCTTGACACCACGCTCCATGGCCCAAGGGAATTTGTTACCAggaagggattggtccccagatcgCCAGATTAATCAGCAGGCCCAACTGCCCTTAAGCAGACCAGGGTCTGCCACCAATACAAGGCCTTTATGGGGATTTTCACCCCAGACAACTGTAGGCCCAACTGCTTCATTCACCCCCACAGCTGCTGGACTCAGAACTCAGAGTGACACCTGGCAAGGTCTATCTCTTGCCCTGCAGGAGATGATTACTAATGTATACTCGCAGGGAGTAGCATCGGGGGTGCAACAATGCAGCCAACAGCCCCGTCAACCACAAGGCCGGAATctgtggtctgcaccgcccctttcggGTTTGGAGTTGTCAGAGGGAACATTGCAGGATGACAGCGACAAGGATTATGATCTGTCGGATGACGAAACAACTCCTGAGCCACCTTCAGTTGCTGGACTCTTCAAGCCTGCCTTGTTCAGGATTTTATTACACAAGGCTAAACTAGCGGTGGACCTCCCTGGTCCTGCAAAGGCCGCTGAGACGCCCAGGTCAACTATCCTACTGacagaacccaaacctgaaacagACCATATCCCGGCACCAGATATTTTTATACAAAACGCCAAAAGACCATGGCAACAACCAGCGGCAGCTCAAGGCCCTTCGGCGTTGGAGCGCAAGTTCTATACCTGTGACGAGGAACTGGAGAATTTGCTCCAATTTCCACCAATTGACCACCCAGTGGTAAATCTGGTTTCTAATGCCATGGTTCCTGCCGAGTCAGGGGACAATCTGAAACCCGAGGACAGGAAGGCGGAGATCCTGCTCCGGAAATCGCATGCCATGTCCGGATGGGGATTTCGAGCAGCGGCCGCTGCTTCTTTCTTCAATAGGGCTTCAATAGCGTGGATTGAAGAAATGATGGCTAAACTGGGACCGGAGGATGGTAGGCTGCGGCAGGACTTGAGTAAGCTGCTAGCCGCAGCGGAGTTTTCGGCGGACGCTACTCTCCACGCTGCCAAGTTCTCGGCAAGAGGGATGGCCACCACGCTTTCATCCAGACGCCTGTTGTGGCTAAGGAACTGGCAGGCCGACACTAAATCAAAGTGGCGCTTGGCCTCCTCCCCTTTCCACGGCGCTGACCTCTTTGGGGAGGTTCTGGATAAAGTCCTTATCGAAGATAAGGATAAGCGGAAGGTTCTCCCCAGGTCAAACAGGCGGCAGGACAGGTGGACTACACCGTACAACATAcggcagtcctttcgttgggacactTCTTCTGGAACGGGCCAGGCCCAGTGACCGTACTCGCAGGGCCGTTTCAACCAGTCTTCATCCTTTCGGAATGACCGGTCGGGCTTCCAGGACAGAACCAGAGGATATCAGCAGGCTAGACGCCCTTTTAGAGGCACAGGCCAGAGGGGCATCAAACGCCCCAAATGACTCCGACGGCAGACAGCCAATAGGGGGAAAGCTTCGCTTCTACAGCTCATCCTGGCGAGCCACATCTTCGGACAAATGGGCAATAGCCACGGTGT
This genomic window from Erythrolamprus reginae isolate rEryReg1 chromosome 1, rEryReg1.hap1, whole genome shotgun sequence contains:
- the PLEKHA3 gene encoding pleckstrin homology domain-containing family A member 3 isoform X2; protein product: MEGVLYKWTNYLTGWKPRWFVLDNGILSYYDSQDDVCKGSKGSIKMAVCEIIVHPTDSTRMELIIPGEQHFYMKAVNAAERQRWLVALGSSKACLTDAKTKKEKEISETNESLKTKMSELRLYCDLLMQQVHTIQEYVHHDGNHSSPSIENMNEASSLLSATCDTFITTLEECVKIANAKFKPEMFPLPHPDPLVSPVSPSPVQMMKRSVSHPGTCTLERLNQGLGFLPSPSVVGSESVLLRLTELPLRLSLKGLLLIPLAVQPHQQPG
- the PLEKHA3 gene encoding pleckstrin homology domain-containing family A member 3 isoform X3, with amino-acid sequence MEGVLYKWTNYLTGWKPRWFVLDNGILSYYDSQDDVCKGSKGSIKMAVCEIIVHPTDSTRMELIIPGEQHFYMKAVNAAERQRWLVALGSSKACLTDAKTKKEKEISETNESLKTKMSELRLYCDLLMQQVHTIQEYVHHDGNHSSPSIENMNEASSLLSATCDTFITTLEECVKIANAKFKPEMFPLPHPDPLVSPVSPSPVQMMKRSVSHPGTCTLERSSRFGKEPNVASHQLSYRWRRLASDTEPSMDIAFEDTDSKDMTLWD
- the PLEKHA3 gene encoding pleckstrin homology domain-containing family A member 3 isoform X1, translating into MEGVLYKWTNYLTGWKPRWFVLDNGILSYYDSQDDVCKGSKGSIKMAVCEIIVHPTDSTRMELIIPGEQHFYMKAVNAAERQRWLVALGSSKACLTDAKTKKEKEISETNESLKTKMSELRLYCDLLMQQVHTIQEYVHHDGNHSSPSIENMNEASSLLSATCDTFITTLEECVKIANAKFKPEMFPLPHPDPLVSPVSPSPVQMMKRSVSHPGTCTLERSSRFGKEPNVASHQLSYRWRRLASDTEPSMDIAFEDTDRLATFNSRGALNGDLAPPAVPEAKLLLSQKPRVTEETLSEPIS